Proteins from one Diprion similis isolate iyDipSimi1 chromosome 3, iyDipSimi1.1, whole genome shotgun sequence genomic window:
- the LOC124404769 gene encoding uncharacterized protein LOC124404769, with translation MEFDHELRQDLLHFLRSLSTVALPPTFDASRERLLKRMGDIGEPPDEYVNMEPEKPLSNCSAQRPDSSADYIMPCSFLYKNGPIKIPPANETKIPTTVPKQFVSPSRPPTYFQPLPPTDSPLIRLPPQDTPLSTNVVSNVSQDQLSNVEEVDDSESTEIYAKMNAQEAEAKSQKFEQLRRKERKFLFEVTRSFWAALLDAHILCYDTKKDPKPTQVLPLKGSTCQPVSVEQSSPKKPVDSTFEICLKDNRSFQFIAFAPKDRSQWISAIRRVQAKAATANKVSQPVKAIPKPVEVEPSSTDRNSNDDYEDLVITCLQDALNLPPRIPIINNDNGKSLTASTAAPSINSKSPILPQKAPAKYIEELSEPKNSKPGRPAPPSVPNRSLRELPSLPLSEESPNEDKDMFYSMIPEEINTSQEVASEIDVEQTVQAFEEVLYDDIYNVRQEVRLIETGNIDVEQDTRASVEENQESETYDDVAQVKEEVQNLRKMEKEMQKTVENEIEKQASKVVPKTPTKSSPFRSILDRIMQKSESPQKGDSKKNQISSSPQHNDNISAPSKLPLDRKSEELNHSNINTEAIDGSDYNSPPPPRPLLDKKPLDHEIEEEQMIYDDIGTKNDEPLNCIVKPAKILNNKQKTDALWMNNKLVFEKQSVAIGRHKNLPNVVRNLNKTFESEIYQNQPADSNLEENSEHYQIPKNPDAGAQTPPPMSLLDTTDEEIYDDVGIVAQKKRASQEAKSKPLVQTTSKIGWNPAKAKSSEINSFGATNKLSTFKPEEQSSEKKVRQIFSSGKKFRMLQTKPCITKSEAYHNVSDIYDDCR, from the exons ATGGAATTTGATCACGAGCTTCGGCAGG ATCTTCTGCACTTTTTGCGCAGTCTCTCCACTGTTGCGCTTCCACCGACATTCGACGCCTCGCGAGAGAGGCTTTTAAAACGCATGGGGGATATCGGGGAACCACCGGACGAATATGTCAACATGGAGCCCGAGAAACCGCTTTCAAATTGTTCAGCCCAGCGACCAGATTCATCCGCAGATTATATAATGCCTTGTAgctttttgtataaaaatggcCCGATCAAGATACCGCCTgcgaatgaaacgaaaattccGACTACTGTTCCTAAACAGTTTGTATCACCGTCTAGACCACCGACTTATTTCCAGCCGTTGCCTCCTACAGATTCACCTCTTATCCGATTACCGCCTCAGGATACGCCGTTATCTACGAATGTCGTATCTAACGTCTCGCAAGATCAATTGTCCAACGTCGAAGAAGTCGATGATTCTGAAAGCACGGAAATATACGCTAAGATGAATGCGCAAGAGGCTGAAGCAAAATCACAGAAATTTGAACAACTCCGGAGAAAAgagcgaaaatttttgtttgaagtCACTCGCTCGTTTTGGGCTG CTCTCTTAGACGCACATATTCTATGCTACGACACCAAGAAAGATCCAAAGCCCACACAGGTCCTACCCTTAAAGGGATCGACGTGCCAACCTGTGAGCGTCGAGCAATCCAGTCCTAAGAAGCCGGTAGATTCGACATTCGAAATTTGCTTAAAGGACAATAGAAGTTTTCAG TTTATAGCCTTCGCCCCGAAAGATAGGTCGCAGTGGATTTCAGCGATTCGAAGAGTACAAGCTAAGGCCGCAACTGCAAATAAAGTCTCGCAACCAGTAAAGGCAATTCCGAAGCCTGTGGAAGTGGAACCTAGTTCGACAGATCGAAACTCAAATGACGATTACGAGGACCTTGTTATTACCTGCCTTCAGGATGCGTTAAACTTACCGCCAAGGATTCCCATCATAAACAATGATAATGGAAAATCACTAACAGCTAGCACCGCAGCGCCGTCAATAAATTCGAAATCCCCAATCTTACCACAGAAGGCTCCTGCCAAATATATTGAGGAACTATCTGAACCAAAGAACAGCAAACCTGGTAGACCTGCACCACCTTCAGTTCCAAACCGCAGTTTGAGGGAGCTTCCGTCTTTGCCTTTGTCCGAAGAATCTCCTAATGAAGATAAAGATATGTTTTATTCTATGATtcctgaagaaattaatacCAGTCAGGAGGTTGCTTCTGAAATCGATGTGGAGCAAACAGTCCAAGCATTTGAGGAAGTCTTATACGATGACATATATAACGTAAGGCAGGAGGTGAGATTAATCGAGACAGGGAATATCGATGTGGAACAGGATACGCGGGCGAGTGTAGAGGAGAATCAAGAAAGCGAAACATACGATGACGTGGCGCAAGTAAAGGAGGAAGTGCAAAATCTTAGGAAGATGGAGAAGGAAATGCAAAAAAcggtagaaaatgaaattgagaaaCAGGCATCTAAAGTAGTTCCTAAGACACCTACAAAGTCATCGCCATTCAGATCTATACTTGATAGAATAATGCAAAAGAGCGAATCGCCGCAGAAAGGAGATTCAAAGAAAAACCAAATCTCCTCATCCCCTCAACATAACGACAATATATCAGCTCCGTCAAAATTACCTTTAGATCGAAAATCCGAAGAATTAAACCATAGTAACATCAATACGGAAGCAATTGATGGATCAGACTACAATAGTCCGCCACCTCCAAGACCGCTTCTTGACAAAAAGCCTCTGGATCATGAAATAGAGGAGGAACAAATGATCTATGATGATATTGGTACCAAAAACGATGAGCCTTTAAATTGCATCGTTAAACCTGCAAagatattgaataataaacaaaagacTGATGCATTATGGATGAACAATAAATTAGtctttgaaaaacaatcagtTGCAATCGGGCGGCATAAAAATTTGCCAAACGTAGTACGTAACttaaataaaacttttgaaagtgaaatttatcaaaatcaacCTGCCGATTCGAATCTTGAAGAGAATTCGGAACATTACCAAATACCAAAGAATCCAGATGCAGGTGCACAGACGCCGCCTCCTATGAGCTTGTTGGACACTACTGATGAGGAAATTTATGATGACGTGGGGATTGTCGCTCAAAAGAAACGTGCAAGTCAGGAAGCTAAAAGTAAACCTCTGGTACAAACTACATCAAAGATTGGTTGGAACCCTGCTAAAGCAAAATCgtctgaaattaattcatttggGGCGACCAACAAACTTTCTACGTTCAAGCCAGAAGAACAGAGTTCAGAGAAGAAAGTCCGACAAATATTTAGTAGTGGAAAAAAGTTCAGAATGCTCCAAACGAAACCATGTATTACAAAGTCCGAAGCGTATCATaatgtgagtgatatttatgaCGATTGCCGTTAA
- the LOC124404639 gene encoding phosphate carrier protein, mitochondrial-like has product MWPLRNWLQEKFVLKANDASSGTPSGQESCTFGSTKYFLLCGLGGVTSCGSTHTLITPLDLIKCRLQVDRAKYQNLSNGFRVTIAEEGVLGLTRGWLPTFLGYSTQGLFKFGLYEFFKVYYGKLIGDDNAFEFRTWLYLMSSASAEFFADIGLAPMEAVKVRIQTSPGFTTSLSKAMGVMMREDGVGVFYKGLVPLWFRQVPYTMMKFTSFERTVELLYRYVVPKPRSQCTKAEQLLVTFAAGYIAGIFCAIVSHPADTVVSKLNQQKGSTAAEIAKKLGFVGMWNGLGPRIIMIGTLTALQWFIYDAFKVFTKMPRPPPPAGEKRQH; this is encoded by the exons ATGTGGCCCTTGCGAAATTGGctgcaagaaaaatttgtcCTCAAGGCAAATGATGCCTCGTCCGGAACACCGTCGGGACAAGAAAGTTGCACTTTTGGAAGCACCAAGTATTTTCTGCTCTGCGGTTTGGGAGGCGTAACATCGTGCGGCAGTACTCACACCCTGATAACGCCCCTAGATTTGATTAAATGCCGATTGCAG GTCGATCGAGCCAAGTACCAGAATCTAAGTAACGGGTTCAGAGTAACGATAGCGGAAGAAGGAGTACTCGGATTGACGAGAGGATGGCTCCCGACGTTCCTGGGCTACTCGACTCAGGGTTTATTCAAGTTCGGTTTGTACGAGTTCTTCAAAGTGTACTACGGGAAATTGATCGGAGACGATAACGCGTTCGAGTTTCGTACGTGGTTGTATCTGATGAGTTCAGCATCGGCAGAATTTTTCGCCGACATTGGACTGGCGCCGATGGAGGCTGTGAAG GTCCGGATCCAAACGTCTCCGGGCTTCACAACCTCCTTGAGCAAAGCGATGGGAGTCATGATGCGAGAAGATGGCGTCGGCGTCTTCTACAAGGGTTTAGTGCCGCTTTGGTTCCGTCAGGTTCCCTACACCATGATGAAGTTCACGTCCTTTGAAAGGACGGTGGAACTGCTCTATCGCTACGTCGTTCCCAAGCCACGTTCCCAGTGTACCAAAGCTGAGCAGCTTCTGGTGACTTTTGCCGCTGGATATATCGCCGGAATATTTTGCGCGATCGTCAGCCACCCGGCTGACACTGTTGTCAGCAAATTGAACCAGCAGAAGGGCTCTACGGCGGCCGAAATTGCGAAGAAGCTCGGCTTCGTGGGTATGTGGAACGGACTGGGGCCTCGGATCATCATGATCGGGACGTTGACCGCTCTGCAATGGTTCATCTACGACGCCTTCAAGGTCTTCACGAAGATGCCACGACCTCCGCCTCCAGCAGGCGAAAAACGTCAACACTGA
- the LOC124404773 gene encoding leucine-rich repeat-containing protein 59, giving the protein MSSKMNLKDKLQDDTLDLSMSDLQEVPVKDIAAIRKASHLDLSNNRLVSLPKTFATLTHIVKLDLSKNQLTELPENFGDMRQLKYIDLYSNNISRLPLSLGELKNLKWLDLKENPLTPGVASVAGLCSNARECQACARNVVAYLSSAKRAIDEEQQRRIIASAAVEAEKGTGPMKKEGKKKKKKAENKESRSQVDRENSAGLKSDRQKTNGHTSALRLKSEYKNSYGLSSSRKDGIAGRLCRGLIKLFFWLIAISIVVILSLVTLPLFDKQRADSISNYLELQTGQPVRYYQQSSTEYLNKFIDNVILWTEQAQIVLKEIYSKYFAIGSSLKNDL; this is encoded by the exons ATGTCGTCCAAGATGAATTTGAAGGATAAATTACAAGACGATACTTTGGATCTGAGCATGTCTGACCTTCAGGAAGTACCTGTAAAAGATATT gcTGCAATCAGAAAAGCATCCCACCTGGATCTCTCGAACAACAGGCTGGTCTCTTTGCCA AAAACATTCGCCACATTGACGCACATAGTCAAGCTGGATTTGAGCAAAAACCAGTTGACGGAGTTGCCGGAAAATTTTGGAGATATGCGCCAACTCAAATACATTGATCTCTACAGTAACAAT ATAAGTCGTTTACCATTGAGCTTAGGTGAGCTGAAGAATTTAAAGTGGCTAGATTTGAAGGAAAACCCTCTGACGCCGGGAGTAGCCAGTGTTGCTGGATTGTGCAGTAATGCCAGGGAGTGTCAAGCTTGCGCTCGTAATGTTGTTGCATATTTAAGTAGTGCAAAACGAGCTATTGACGAGGAACAACAGCGTAGGATAATCGCAAGTGCAGCAG tTGAAGCAGAGAAAGGTACGGGACCTATGAAAAAAgaggggaagaagaagaagaaaaaagcagaaaacaAGGAGAGCAGGTCACAAGTAGATAGGGAAAATTCAGCAGGCCTTAAGTCAGACCGACAAAAGACCAATGGGCATACATCTGCACTAAGACTGAAGTCCGAGTACAAAAATAGTTACGGACTATCATCTTCACGGAAAG ATGGAATTGCTGGTAGACTGTGCAGAGGTTTGATCAAACTATTCTTCTGGTTGATAGCGATAAGTATTGTTGTTATATTAAGTCTTGTGACATTGCCCTTGTTTGATAAGCAACGGGCGGATTCTATTTCTAATTACTTGGAGCTCCAAACGGGGCAGCCAGTTCGGTATTACCAACAATCAAGTActgaatatttaaacaaatttattgaCAACGTTATTCTATGGACTGAACAAGCACAAAtcgttttgaaagaaatttattccaaGTATTTTGCTATTGGGAGTAGTTTGAAAAACGATCTATAA
- the LOC124404772 gene encoding cytosolic non-specific dipeptidase — protein sequence MALPLPQTLSKLFSHIDAHKSDYIQTLKEAVAIKSVSAWPDKRNEIVRMMEWAEKKLKELGSTTELVDIGKQTLPDGKQIPLPPILLGDLGSDPKKKTVLLYGHLDVQPALVEDGWDTEPFELIEKDGKLYGRGSTDDKGPVLGWIHALQGYKAIGEDIPVNIKFCFEGMEESGSEGLDELLWDRKDTFLKGTDYVCISDNYWLGTTKPCITYGLRGICYFNLEVSCASKDLHSGTFGGTVHEAMADLIFLMNTLVDVNGRIQIDGIYDKVAKITDAELESYKTIEFDVDEFRTQVGTTRLAQNEDKTQLLMHRWRFPSLSLHGIEGAFSEPGAKTVIPRTVIGKFSIRIVPDMTPNEVESQVRSYLEKQWATRGSPNTMKVSMGHGGKPWTENPDHPHYVAGRKATKHVYKVDPDLSREGGSIPVTLTFQEVTGKNVLLLPVGCGDDGAHSQNEKLNVRNYIEGTKLLGAYLYEVAQL from the exons ATGGCTCTGCCACTACCGCAAACGTTGAGCAAATTGTTTAG ccATATAGACGCCCATAAGTCTGATTACATTCAGACCCTCAAGGAGGCTGTAGCAATAAAATCCGTCTCAGCATGGCCCGACAAAAGGAACGAGATAGTGAGAATGATGGAGTGGGCAGAAAAAAAGCTCAAGGAATTGGGATCTACAACAGAACTTGTCGATATTGGAAAGCAAACACTTCCCGACGGCAAGCAGATCCCTCTGCCGCCAATTCTGCTGGGTGATCTTGGCTCCGATCCGAAAAAGAAGACTGTACTTTTGTACGGACATCTGGACGTTCAACCGGCTCTAGTCGAAGATGGTTGGGACACCGAGCCGTTTGAGTTGATcgaaaaagatggaaaattGTACGGTAGAGGAAGTACCGACGACAAAGGTCCTGTCCTTGGGTGGATTCATGCTTTGCAAGGATACAAAGCCATCGGGGAAGACATACCCGTTAATATAAAG TTCTGTTTCGAGGGTATGGAGGAGAGCGGAAGCGAAGGTCTCGACGAGCTCTTGTGGGATCGTAAAGATACATTCTTGAAGGGTACCGACTATGTATGCATCTCGGACAATTACTGGCTGGGTACGACAAAGCCCTGCATAACGTACGGTCTTCGGGGTATCTGCTATTTTAACCTGGAGGTCAGCTGTGCCAGCAAAGATCTTCACAGCGGGACTTTCGGCGGAACTGTACACGAGGCTATGGCCGATCTGATCTTCCTAATGAATACGTTAGTGGATGTTAACGGGCGAATTCAAATTGATGGCATCTATGACAAAGTTGCCAAGATCACAGATGCTGAACTTGAAAGCTACAAGACAATAGAATTTGACGTCGATGAATTCCGTACGCAGGTCGGAACAACCAGGCTGGCGCAGAATGAGGACAAG ACGCAACTGTTGATGCACCGCTGGCGTTTTCCAAGCCTTTCTCTACATGGTATCGAAGGCGCTTTTAGTGAACCCGGAGCAAAGACTGTGATACCAAGAACGGTGATTGGCAAATTCTCGATTAGAATAGTGCCCGACATGACCCCGAATGAAGTTGAATCACAGGTGCGAAGTTACCTGGAAAAGCAATGGGCGACTAGAGGCAGTCCCAACACAATGAAAGTCAGCATGGGCCATGGTGGAAAGCCATGGACAGAGAATCCGGATCACCCGCACTACGTTGCGGGTCGTAAGGCTACAAAACACGTCTACAAGGTTGATCCAGACTTGTCGCGTGAGGGTGGTTCCATTCCTGTGACGCTAACTTTTCAAGAAGTGACTGGTAAAAATGTTCTTCTATTGCCGGTTGGCTGTGGGGATGACGGTGCACATTCCCAAAACGAAAAGCTCAACGTGCGCAACTACATAGAAGGC ACAAAATTACTTGGAGCTTATCTCTACGAAGTTGCTCAACTATGA